The Salvelinus sp. IW2-2015 linkage group LG8, ASM291031v2, whole genome shotgun sequence genome window below encodes:
- the LOC111967068 gene encoding RNA-binding protein 20 has protein sequence MSHNYSYRRPPPAKDLRDSSLDSPDHLHPGDHSDNVYRSSQEPPSHCTIPSYPYSSSRASAATESPYSSSLNRSDQTLLSSCGLEPKDLSLLAEMPEDLNNVENLPHLVLEIKKKRATQQSPYPAMISYPLAAISRPPSATPPPGRVWEQGDRSHSQQLDYPLDIHPSLPPSQLLPTEQAEPWQLDRHGISMQYTCSRLEPVPVQDVDYPYGKETPRSYQTPRSTYSTAQGGSSSSWKPPNSSQPAVDYRYSPPPTTDYRPRPDQDVPVVTIKMATSGNTPTKKAALDFHGEIPKTFPHSCSLCNITVLSEKYWFPHANGTQHAEGQLTLLKMYPEWDCQMQTTRNGDETEEETEEETKTPKKRRKEKTGGPSHRLINYLGKPSSSGSRERKDPKTKVAKRSGKVVCAKFTARSLNEDGLKDLIKPFGEVVKVIMFPALAFVEMGSKDQAADIVTYYLSNPVMVKGGQVTFSVSSTFNFLQSSRVLRFSPVPSGKESAAWKRELLAVAEGFGPVKRTLFLPTQAFVEMTNALDAQKLVGHHTSKHLKIDEIHIKVAFSSEYNTLRTISDKKSLDMKSKDRSRNSEDRSKRKRTPSHRRRSLSPRRDSPTTSKRRRSRERDSDHHKERVKSKLGGKAVQRSPSKQSSSRSSRSPRRPTSPHKQSSSRSSRSPRSHTKERSPVRRRPQVLVKADPRRTRYLPVPLAHNLPPRIRPHPCPPLITSQQMSPRAGPEQVQEQVQEQVQEQVQEQAQEQAQEQAQSRPKSRQEQVQEQSEQMNSGRDQTTSRVIYVRNLPKGFYTEKDFLKIVKGFGRGFIEMESSSDATKALRELRYYGYKLYGPGDGFISHSKSAAKDEETKRRRGDERGGRGDERGDERRRGGRGDERGGRGDERGGQEKRERERTRRRTRRRRDGRGDEKRRREETKREDEETNEERKRREETDEETKEGDEETKEEDEETDEETDEEEDEETKEEDEETKEEDEETAQQVHSEQRSKQSSDPAKHFHMDRGASKLNTDKLSNSEDQNKASVSAAEDEKRACSTEDNVETKMEDNVEIGPDYVKTGMESSFQPNNPVGREFIKPVMGYFCNLCQAIYVNEDEAKYQHCSSLCHYLKFMEHSGKDKASS, from the exons ATGTCTCACAACTACTCCTACAGACGACCACCACCAGCTAAAGATCTAAGAGATAGCTCTTTAGACTCTCCAGATCACCTGCACCCCGGAGACCACAGTGACAATGTTTACAGGTCGTCTCAGGAGCCACCATCTCATTGCACAATACCATCCTACCCATACTCCTCATCCAGAGCCTCCGCTGCCACCGAGTCCCCTTACTCCTCCTCACTAAACAGGTCAGACCAAACTCTCCTGAGCAGCTGTGGGCTCGAGCCCAAAGACTTGTCTCTACTAGCCGAGATGCCTGAGGATCTCAACAACGTGGAGAACCTACCACATCTGGTCCTGGAGATCAAGAAGAAGAGGGCGACACAGCAGTCGCCATATCCAGCTATGATCTCTTACCCTCTTGCTGCCATATCTCGTCCCCCCTCTGCTACCCCGCCTCCAGGCCGTGTGTGGGAGCAGGGTGACCGGAGTCATTCTCAACAATTAGACTACCCGTTGGACAtccacccctctcttcccccttcccaACTTCTTCCCACAGAACAGGCTGAGCCCTGGCAACTAGATCGGCATGGCATCTCGATGCAGTACACATGCTCTCGCCTAGAACCTGTACCTGTCCAAGATGTGGACTACCCCTATGGTAAAGAAACTCCCAGAAGTTACCAAACTCCTAGGTCCACTTACAGCACGGCCCAAGgaggaagcagcagcagctggaaaccccccaactcatcccaaccagCAGTAGATTACAGGTACTCACCACCACCGACTACAGACTACAGACCACGCCCAGACCAAGATGTCCCAGTTGTCACAATCAAGATGGCCACCTCTGGCAACACTCCCACCAAGAAGGCTGCTCTTGACTTCCACGGAGaaatccccaaaacatttcctcatTCGTGCTCTCTCTGTAATATTACCGTGCTCTCTGAAAAG TACTGGTTCCCACATGCCAATGGAACTCAACATGCAGAGGGACAGCTCACACTTCTTAAAAT GTATCCTGAGTGGGATTGCCAGATGCAGACCACCAGAAA TGGTGATGAGACCGAAGAAGAGACCGAAGAAGAGACAAAGACAccgaagaagagaagaaaagagaagactgGTGGACCTTCCCATAGGTTGATTAACTACTTGG GTAAACCGTCAAGTAGCGGCTCTAGAGAAAGAAAAGACCCTAAGACAAAGGTTGCTAAG AGGAGTGGCAAAGTGGTTTGTGCCAAATTTACTGCCCGGTCTCTCAACGAAGATGGTTTGAAGGACCTGATTAAACCGTTTGGTGAAGTTGTGAAAGTCATCATGTTCCCTGCTTTG GCGTTTGTGGAGATGGGCTCAAAGGACCAGGCCGCCGATATTGTGACATACTACCTCAGTAACCCAGTGATGGTGAAAGGAGGACAAGtcaccttctctgtctcttcaaCATTTAATTTCCTGCAG AGTTCCCGGGTGTTGCGTTTTTCCCCTGTGCCTTCTGGCAAAGAGTCTGCCGCGTGGAAGAGAGAGTTACTGGCCGTAGCTGAAGGATTTGGACCTGTAAAGCGCACTCTATTCTTACCCACGCAG GCATTTGTGGAAATGACAAATGCACTAGATGCACAGAAGCTMGTTGGACACCATACGTCTAAACACCTGAAAATAGATGAGATACATATTAAAGTGGCCTTCTCTTCAGAGTATAATACACTTCG GACCATATCTGACAAGAAGTCTTTAGACATGAAGTCTAAAGACAGGAGCAGGAATTCTGAAGACCGATCTAAGAGGAAGAGAACCCCAAGCCACAGAAGGCGGTCCCTCAGCCCCAGGAGAGATTCCCCAACCACCTCAAaaaggaggaggagtagagagagggatagcgACCACCACAAAGAACGAGTGAAATCAAAACTGGGGGGTAAAGCAGTCCAAAG GTCCCCCAGCAAACAGAGCTCCAGCCGGTCTTCCAGAAGCCCTCGCAGGCCAA CCAGTCCCCACAAACAGAGCTCCAGCCGGTCTTCCAGAAGCCCTCGCTCCCATACAAAAGAGAGGTCTCCAGTGAGAAGAAGACCCCAGGTTCTGGTTAAAGCAGACCCAAGAAGGACAAGGTATCTCCCAGTTCCACTCGCTCACAACCTCCCACCAAGGATAAGACCCCATCCCTGTCCTCCACTG ATAACCAGTCAACAGATGAGCCCAAGAGCAGGTCCAGAGCAAGTCCAAGAGCAAGTCCAAGAGCAGGTCCAAGAGCAGGTCCAAGAGCAGGCCCAAGAGCAGGCCCAAGAGCAGGCCCAGAGCAGGCCCAAGAGCAGGCAAGAGCAGGTCCAAGAGCAAAGTGAGCAAATG aaCTCAGGACGTGATCAGACAACCAGTAGAGTGATCTACGTCAGAAACCTTCCCAAAGGCTTCTATACAGAGAAGGACTTCCTGAAGATTGTTAAAGGCTTTGGGAGA ggcTTCATTGAGATGGAGAGTTCTTCTGATGCGACAAAGGCTTTAAGAGAGCTGCGTTACTATGGCTATAAATTATACGGACCA GGAGATGGGTTCATCAGTCACTCAAAGTCAGCAGCTAAGGACGAGGAGAcgaagaggagacgaggagacgaaagaggaggacgaggagacgaaagaggagacgagagacgaagaggaggacgaggagacgaaagaggaggacgaggagacgaaagaggaggacaggagaaacgagagagagagaggacgaggagacgGACGAGGAGACGAAGAGACGGACGAGGAGACGaaaagaggagacgagaggagacgaagagagaggacgaggagacgaacgaggagagaaagagacgcgAGGAGACGGACGAGGAGACGAAAGAAGGGGACGAGGAGacgaaagaggaggatgaggagacggACGAGGAGacggacgaggaggaggacgaggagacgaaagaggaggacgaggagacgaaagaggaggatgaggagacggCACAACAAGTACACTCCGAACAGCGTAGTAAACAATCGTCTGATCCAGCTAAACACTTTCACATGGACAGAGGAGCGTCTAAATTGAATACTGACAAATTGTCCAACAGTGAAGACCAAAACAAggcctctgtctctgctgctgaggATGAGAAGCGGGCCTGTAGCACCGAGGACAATGTAGAAACCAAGATGGAGGATAATGTGGAAATAGGACCAGATTACGTGAAGACTGGTATGGAGTCATCATTCCAGCCCAACAACCCAGTGG GAAGAGAATTCATTAAACCTGTCATGGGCTACTTCTGCAACCTGTGTCAAGCCATTTATGTCAATGAGGACGAAGCAAAGTACCAACACTGCAGCAGCCTTTGTCACTATCTGAAGTTTATG GAACATTCAGGTAAAGACAAAGCCTCTAGCTAA
- the LOC111967184 gene encoding polyadenylate-binding protein-interacting protein 2: MKDPSRINNTPSLSNSELILHGQFINDDNPFAEYMWMENEEEFNRQIEEELWEEEFIERCFQEMLEEEENEWFIPARDLPPTLGQLQDQLNLLVLCDTGFVDGLAINSNLNPEAQEFVPGWKH, encoded by the exons ATGAAAGACCCAAGTCGCATCAACAACACCCCAAGTCTCAGCAACAGCGAACTTATCCTACATGGACAGTTCATCAATGATGACAATCCCTTTGCTGAATACATGTGGATGGAGAATGAGGAGGAATTCAACAGACAG ATTGAGGAGGAACTGTGGGAGGAGGAGTTCATTGAGCGGTGTTTCCAGGAGAtgttggaggaagaggagaatgaaTGGTTCATCCCAGCAAGAGATCTCCCTCCAACCCTCGGTCAACTCCAGGACCAACTCAACCTACTGGTCCTCTGTGACACAGGCTTCGTCGACGGCCTGGCG aTCAACAGCAATTTGAACCCTGAAGCACAAGAATTCGTACCAGGATGGAAGCACTGA
- the LOC111967185 gene encoding transmembrane protein 216-like, producing the protein MAVSGEWEILSSTPLQVLFYLNGWYFAAYFLAEGLMFVYKGLLLPYPPASLTLDVGLLLVFLGLESLRIFYGWKGNLTERSLAMLVSVLVLVPCTVLSVYYLMLQTFVLRLEFILNAVLLCFYSLEMLLGIMSISAFSRSKVY; encoded by the exons ATGGCGGTGTCTGGTGAGTGGGAAATA TTGTCCTCCACACCACTGCAGGTCCTGTTCTACCTCAACGGCTGGTATTTTGCTGCCTACTTCCTTGCTGAGGGTCTGATGTTTGTTTACAAAG GATTGTTGTTACCATACCCACCAGCTAGTCTCACGTTGGACGTTGGGCTACTACTTGTTTTCCTTGGCCTGGAGTCCCTCCGAATATTTTACG GTTGGAAGGGGAACTTAACAGAGCGTTCTCTGGCCATGTTAGTGAGTGTGCTGGTCCTGGTGCCGTGCACAGTGCTGTCTGTGTACTACCTGATGCTGCAGACCTTCGTCCTGCGCCTGGAGTTCATCCTTAATGCTGTGTTACTCTGCTTCTACAGTCTGGAGATGCTGCTGGGAATCATGTCCATATCTGCATTCTCCAG GTCAAAGGTGTACTAA